A DNA window from Prochlorococcus marinus str. GP2 contains the following coding sequences:
- a CDS encoding competence/damage-inducible protein A produces the protein MSPNSKGVEILSIGTELLLGNIINTNAQWISEQLSQLGLDHYRQSTVGDNSNRIIKIIQEISKRSNLLITTGGLGPTPDDLTTDAIAKSFDVSLVERPDLWDEIKKKLSHSNLQDDYSSLRKQCFFPKNAQIINNPRGTAPGMIWEPIKGFTILTFPGVPSEMKTMWEETAFEFIKTNFSDSYSFFSNTLKFAGIGESSVAEKINDLLNLKNPTVAPYANLGEVKLRITAKAKNGAEAKNIIKPVKEKLKKEFSNFIFGEDNETLPIVLIKELIKRNQTIVFAESCTGGLLSSSLTSISGSSQVFQGSIISYSNELKSSLLNISEEKLNKYGAVSEEVCETMAINVKNKLGADWAIATSGIAGPSGGTQEKPVGLVYISIAGPNNHITNIKKIFNTTRNRIEIQTLSVNVCLNSLRLILLSNSK, from the coding sequence ATGAGTCCTAATTCCAAGGGAGTTGAAATTCTTTCCATTGGAACAGAGCTACTTTTAGGAAATATTATAAATACAAATGCTCAATGGATTTCTGAACAGTTGTCCCAATTAGGTTTAGATCACTATAGGCAATCAACAGTGGGTGATAATAGCAATAGAATTATAAAAATAATTCAAGAAATATCCAAAAGAAGTAACCTTCTAATTACAACCGGTGGCTTGGGACCCACCCCAGATGACTTAACAACTGATGCAATAGCCAAATCATTTGATGTATCTCTTGTTGAAAGACCTGACTTATGGGATGAAATTAAAAAAAAACTTTCACACTCAAATCTCCAGGATGATTACTCTAGCTTAAGAAAACAATGTTTCTTCCCAAAAAATGCTCAAATAATTAATAACCCTAGGGGCACCGCCCCAGGAATGATATGGGAACCAATAAAAGGATTTACTATTCTTACTTTCCCTGGAGTACCAAGTGAAATGAAAACTATGTGGGAAGAGACGGCGTTTGAATTCATTAAAACCAATTTCTCAGATAGTTATTCTTTTTTTTCAAATACTCTTAAATTTGCGGGTATCGGAGAATCTAGCGTTGCAGAAAAAATTAATGATTTGTTAAATCTTAAAAACCCCACAGTTGCTCCATATGCAAACTTAGGAGAGGTTAAACTAAGAATCACAGCCAAAGCAAAGAATGGAGCGGAAGCAAAAAATATTATTAAACCTGTAAAAGAGAAGTTAAAAAAAGAGTTTTCAAACTTCATTTTTGGAGAGGATAATGAAACTCTCCCTATCGTTTTAATAAAAGAACTAATCAAGAGGAACCAAACTATTGTTTTTGCTGAATCATGTACTGGAGGTCTTCTATCTTCATCACTTACATCAATTTCAGGATCCTCTCAAGTTTTTCAGGGCAGTATTATTTCCTATAGTAATGAGCTAAAAAGTTCACTATTAAATATTTCGGAAGAAAAGCTTAATAAATATGGAGCTGTTTCTGAAGAAGTTTGTGAGACTATGGCAATTAATGTCAAAAATAAATTAGGAGCAGACTGGGCAATTGCTACCAGTGGAATTGCTGGTCCCAGTGGAGGCACTCAAGAAAAACCTGTTGGACTAGTTTATATTTCGATTGCAGGACCAAATAATCATATCACCAATATTAAAAAAATATTTAACACAACCCGAAATAGAATTGAAATTCAAACACTAAGTGTAAATGTGTGTTTGAACAGTCTCAGATTAATCTTATTATCAAATAGTAAGTAG